DNA sequence from the Streptomyces sp. MST-110588 genome:
AGGCGGCACCAGCGGTGCGGGCAGCGCCCCTGGGGCCTGCGGGCTCCGAGGGGTCTGCGAAGCCCCCGGAGCCCCCGTAAGGGGAGAGGCCGGATCGCACGCCGGTTCGGGGCGTGTTTTGACCCGCCCGGGGGTGCCCCGGTATTCTGCGAGTTCGTTATGCGTATTGGCTTGCTCTATCTCACGTGAGGGGCCCTTACGCCGGTCCACCGGGCCGATGATCAGCGGTGAGTATCCGGGTTGCGTCACCCGGGGGCCACCAGTGCTGGTGTGATCGGCCGTGGAGACCCCAGTACAGGACCCATTCACTGAAGAAGCGAAGGCTAACCGTGCGTACGTTCAGCCCCAAGCCCGGCGATGTCCAGCGCCAGTGGCACATCATTGACGCGCAGGACGTTGTCCTGGGCCGTCTGGCCTCCCAGGCCGCGTCCCTTCTCAGGGGCAAGCACAAGCCGGTGTACGCGCCGCACGTCGACACCGGTGACTTCGTCATCATCATCAACGCCGACAAGGTGCACCTCTCCGGCAACAAGCGGAACCAGAAGATGGCCTACCGCCACTCCGGTTTCCCGGGTGGTCTGCGCTCGGTCCGCTACGACGAGCTTCTCGACAAGAACCCCGAGAAGGCCGTCGAGAAGGCCATCAAGGGCATGCTCCCCAAGAACACCCTCGGCCGTCAGATGCTCTCGAAGCTGAAGGTCTACGCGGGTGCCGAGCACCCGCACGCTGCCCAGCAGCCGGTCCCGTTCGAGATCACCCAGGTCGCGCAGTAAGTCCGGCCACCCCCTAAGACGAAGAGAATCTGAGGAGAATCGTGGCTGAGACCACCGCCGAGACCCCGCTCGAGGTCGAGGAGTACACCACCGAGACCGAGGCGCCGCTGGAGGGTGAGTACACCTCCGAGTCGCTCGCCTCCCGCTTCGGCGACCCGCAGCCGGCCGCCGGCCTGGGCCGCCGCAAGAACGCCATCGCCCGCGTCCGGATCGTCCCGGGCACCGGCCAGTGGAAGATCAACGGTCGCACCCTTGAGGGCTACTTCCCGAACAAGGTGCACCAGCAGGAAGTCAACGAGCCCTTCAAGGTGCTCGAACTCGACAACCGCTACGACGTCATCGCCCGCATCTCCGGCGGCGGCATCTCCGGCCAGGCCGGTGCGCTGCGCCTGGGTGTGGCCCGTGCGCTGAACGAGGCGGACGAGGACAACAACCGCGGCCCGCTGAAGAAGGCCGGCTTCCTCAAGCGCGACGACCGTGCGGTCGAGCGCAAGAAGGCCGGTCTGAAGAAGGCCCGCAAGGCGCCGCAGTACAGCAAGCGCTAATTGCCGCTCGCTGCCGCGCGCAGCTCTTGGCGAACGCCCCGGTGGCACCTACCCGTGCTGCCGGGGCGTTCGGCTATCCAGGGCCAGGGGCGTATACCTGGACGCAATGCTCTGGTCCAAGTACATCTACTCGGAGGACACCAGTGGGACGACTCTTCGGCACGGACGGGGTGCGCGGCGTCGCCAATGCGGACCTGACGGCTGAGCTCGCGCTCGGCCTCTCGGTCGCCGCGGCGCACGTATTGGCGGAAGCGGGCACCTTTGAAGGCCACCGGCCGGTGGCCGTGGTCGGGCGTGATCCGAGAGCGTCGGGGGAGTTCCTGGAGGCCGCGGTCGTCGCGGGCCTGGCCAGCGCGGGTGTGGACGTGCTGCGGGTGGGCGTGCTGCCGACCCCCGCCGTCGCCTACCTGACCGGGGCGCTCGGCGCCGACCTGGGCGTGATGCTCTCCGCCAGCCACAACCCGATGCCGGACAACGGCATCAAGTTCTTCGCCCGCGGCGGCCACAAGCTCGCCGACGAGCTGGAGGACCGCATCGAGCGCACCTACCGGGCGCACGGCGCGGGTGAGCCGTGGGAGCGGCCGACCGGCGCGGGCGTGGGCCGGGTCAAGGACTACGACGAGGGCTTCGACAAGTACGTCGCCCACCTGGTCGGCGTGCTGCCCAATCGCCTGGACGGGCTGAAGATCGTCATCGACGGCGCGCACGGCGCGGCGGCGCGGGTCTCCCCGGAGGCGTTCGCCCGGGCCGGCGCCGAGGTCGTCACCATCGGTACGGACCCCGACGGCCTGAACATCAACGACGGCTGCGGCTCCACCCACATCGCCGACCTGCGGGCCGCCGTCGTCGAGCACGGCGCCGACCTGGGTGTCGCCCACGACGGTGACGCGGACCGCTGCCTGGCCGTGGACCACGAGGGCAACGAGATCGACGGCGACCAGATCCTGGCCGTCCTGGCGCTGGGCATGCGCGAGGCCGGCACGCTGCGCAAGAACACCGTCGTCGCCACCGTCATGTCCAACCTGGGCTTCAAGCTGGCCATGGAGCGCGCGGGCATCGCCTTCGTCCGGACCGCGGTCGGCGACCGGTACGTCCTGGAGGAGATGAAGGCGGGCGGCTTCGCGCTCGGCGGCGAGCAGTCCGGGCACGTCATCGTCCTGGACCACGCCACCACCGGCGACGGCACGCTCACCGGTCTGATGCTGGCGGCCCGGGTGGCTGCGACCGGCCGTCCCCTCGCGGAGCTGGCCGGCGTCATGGAGCGGCTGCCGCAGGTGCTCATCAACGTCCCGGACGTGGACAAGACGCGGGTGACGACCTCGGCGGAGCTGACGACCGCGGTCGCGGACGCGGAGCGCGAGCTGGGGGAGACCGGACGGGTGCTGCTGCGCTCCTCGGGCACCGAGCCGCTCGTACGGGTGATGGTCGAGGCGGCGGACCTGGAGCAGGCGCGCGCGGTGGCCGGCCGCCTGGCGGACGTGGTCAAATCGGCGCTGGGCTAGGCCGTACACCGTACAAGGCCGTACGCGGCTGTACGAGGCCGTAGCCGGGCCCGCCGTTCCCGTACGCGGTCGTAGCCGGACCGGGGCCGGGGCCGGGCCCGCCGAGCCGTGGGCGGCCGGGCCCGCCGGACCGCCGTACGCGTCCGGGTCCGGCTCCACACGCCGTACGCGTCCGGGTCCGGCTCCGCGCGGTTTCAGGCCCGGCCCGTGCGGTCCGGCAGGCGGCCGGCGGCCGGGCCCGTCTCGTGCCGGGACCAGTAGGCCCTCTGGGCCAGCAGCGTGAGCGTGCCGGCGATCACGATGCCGGCGAGGTTGAGCAGGAGCTGCTCCGTGGAACCCCAGCCCTGCTTGTACTCCTGATAGCTGAAGGCGACCGCGGCGTTGGCGGCGGCCGGCACCGTCGTCACGGAGATCGCCACCCCCACCAGCGCGCCGGACTTCGCCGAGGTCAAGGAGAGCACCCCGGCGATCCCGGCGAGCACCGCCACCACGAAGGACATCCAGTCCGGCTGCCAGATGAAGGACGTGTTGGGGCGGCCGGCCTTGACCTGGGCCTTGGTGAACAGCCCCAGCGCGTCCATCAGATAGCTGAATCCGGCCGTGGCCACCATCGCCACCGCGAAGCCCACGAACAGGGCGACCAGCGAGCGCCAGGCCAGCTTCGGGGCCCGCCGGACCAGCGCCGTGCAGATCCCGGCCAGCGGCCCGAACTCCGGGCCCACCGCCATCGCGCCCACGATCAGGATCGCGTTGTCCAGCACGACACCGCAGGCAGCGATCATGGTGGCCAGGGTCAGGAACGCCAGATAGGTGAACGAGAGCGTGGACTCCTCGTGGGTCGCCTCGGTCAGCGACTCCCACAGGACGGCGTCCACCCCCTCGCCCGGCGCGTCCTCCTCCGCCCGGTCCGCGCGCCGGGACAGCGACAGGTCGATGTGCTCCACCGCGATCGACCCGGTCTCGTCCAGGCCGAGCGCCCGCAGCTCGCGCAGCAGCCCGTCCGCGGCCTCCCGCGCCACGTCGCACAGGACCACGTCGCCGCGCGGGTCGCGGGCGGCGCCGGCCAGCACGGCGAGGTGTGCCGTGCCGACGGTGCGCTCCAGCAGCCGCGCGACCTCCTCGGTACGGTCGGCGGGCACGATCAGGCGCAGATGCAGCACCGTGGAACTCCTCGGGGTCAGGGGGACGTCCGGTCCGGCGTCGTCAGCGCACCGCGGGCCGCTAGAGCTTGCGCAGCGAGAGGCGCTGCACCTTGTGGTCGGGGCCCTTGCGCAGGACGAGGCTGGCGCGGCCACGGGTCGGGGCGACGTTCTGCTGGAGGTTGGGCCTGTTGACCGTGCGCCAGATCATCCGGGCGTAGTCCAGGGCCTCCTCCTCGGAGACCTGGGTG
Encoded proteins:
- the rplM gene encoding 50S ribosomal protein L13, which translates into the protein MRTFSPKPGDVQRQWHIIDAQDVVLGRLASQAASLLRGKHKPVYAPHVDTGDFVIIINADKVHLSGNKRNQKMAYRHSGFPGGLRSVRYDELLDKNPEKAVEKAIKGMLPKNTLGRQMLSKLKVYAGAEHPHAAQQPVPFEITQVAQ
- the rpsI gene encoding 30S ribosomal protein S9, with amino-acid sequence MAETTAETPLEVEEYTTETEAPLEGEYTSESLASRFGDPQPAAGLGRRKNAIARVRIVPGTGQWKINGRTLEGYFPNKVHQQEVNEPFKVLELDNRYDVIARISGGGISGQAGALRLGVARALNEADEDNNRGPLKKAGFLKRDDRAVERKKAGLKKARKAPQYSKR
- the glmM gene encoding phosphoglucosamine mutase: MGRLFGTDGVRGVANADLTAELALGLSVAAAHVLAEAGTFEGHRPVAVVGRDPRASGEFLEAAVVAGLASAGVDVLRVGVLPTPAVAYLTGALGADLGVMLSASHNPMPDNGIKFFARGGHKLADELEDRIERTYRAHGAGEPWERPTGAGVGRVKDYDEGFDKYVAHLVGVLPNRLDGLKIVIDGAHGAAARVSPEAFARAGAEVVTIGTDPDGLNINDGCGSTHIADLRAAVVEHGADLGVAHDGDADRCLAVDHEGNEIDGDQILAVLALGMREAGTLRKNTVVATVMSNLGFKLAMERAGIAFVRTAVGDRYVLEEMKAGGFALGGEQSGHVIVLDHATTGDGTLTGLMLAARVAATGRPLAELAGVMERLPQVLINVPDVDKTRVTTSAELTTAVADAERELGETGRVLLRSSGTEPLVRVMVEAADLEQARAVAGRLADVVKSALG
- a CDS encoding DUF389 domain-containing protein; protein product: MLHLRLIVPADRTEEVARLLERTVGTAHLAVLAGAARDPRGDVVLCDVAREAADGLLRELRALGLDETGSIAVEHIDLSLSRRADRAEEDAPGEGVDAVLWESLTEATHEESTLSFTYLAFLTLATMIAACGVVLDNAILIVGAMAVGPEFGPLAGICTALVRRAPKLAWRSLVALFVGFAVAMVATAGFSYLMDALGLFTKAQVKAGRPNTSFIWQPDWMSFVVAVLAGIAGVLSLTSAKSGALVGVAISVTTVPAAANAAVAFSYQEYKQGWGSTEQLLLNLAGIVIAGTLTLLAQRAYWSRHETGPAAGRLPDRTGRA